Genomic DNA from Candidatus Koribacter versatilis Ellin345:
CGCCAGCACCCGCGCCTCAGCCTCGTTCGGCGTACAGACGTCCACCGCCTTGAGCAGCCGCGCCCGGATCACCTGTTCCCCCCGTTCATCGATCAGGGCCGCTCCCGATGTCGACCTCAGCACCGGGTCGAGCACCACATTCCTCAACCGGGTGGTTTCCAGAAAGTCCGCTACCACCTCGGCCACCTCTCCGCTCCCTAACATGCCGATCCGAACTGCCGCCGGCGGCATGTCCCGTACCAGCTCATATAAGGTGTCGCGAACGATCTCCGCCCGCAGCGGCTCGACCGCAAACACCTTTTCCGTTGTCTGGACGGTAACTGCCGTAATACAGGTGATCGCATAACATTCGTGTGCCGCAGCCGTTTTGACGTCCGCAGTGATGCCCGCGCCTGAGGACGGATCGTACCCCGCAATCGACAGCACAATCGGCATGGCCATGCCCCGCATTACACCACATCGGCTCAAAGCAGAGTTCAACAACCGCGCAAGAATTTCACTCTATGTGCAAAAAAGTAAAAGAGTTACACTCGCCAACAACTCTCAATAATTCAGCCGCCGTAACAACCATCATGCTTCCAACTGCCTTCTAATTAGTCAGTGCAAGGTTGGAGCGAGCTAAGCGGTTTACCCCCTCGCCAAGGCAAAATCCACCTGCATCCGGTACAATCAAAGGACTGCGACGGCCTAGGGTAATTACCTAGGGGTAACCCGGCGTAATTTCGTCGCCGTGACATACGGTTGACCTTAGCTCCCGC
This window encodes:
- the thiD gene encoding bifunctional hydroxymethylpyrimidine kinase/phosphomethylpyrimidine kinase — translated: MAMPIVLSIAGYDPSSGAGITADVKTAAAHECYAITCITAVTVQTTEKVFAVEPLRAEIVRDTLYELVRDMPPAAVRIGMLGSGEVAEVVADFLETTRLRNVVLDPVLRSTSGAALIDERGEQVIRARLLKAVDVCTPNEAEARVLAECEASPEGLARELHRKGCPAVVITGGEREDSGDLLSFGDQQEWLRAEKIRSRATHGTGCAFATAIACNLALGRQLREAVVEAKFYVRRAITLGSDEPLGHGRGPMNHFV